A window of Corallococcus macrosporus DSM 14697 contains these coding sequences:
- a CDS encoding AAA family ATPase: MSSSERSWQRSLHLPGSRAPFLTRVKLRNYRSIETCDVELGPLTFLVGPNGSGKSNFLDALRLITDALRTSLDHALRDRGGVHEVRRRSSGHPTNFGVRIDFQLPSGESGHFAFGVGARSHGDYVVQNEECAVGSASYRVREGAVVVKPAQVAPPASTDRLYLVNAAGLPEFRPVFDLLSNMGFYNLNPDQLRALQPPDKGELLARDGFNLSSVLERLEKQDNGTTKQRIEEYLSRIVPSLQGVDPKRVGHMETLEFRQSVEGAKDPWRFPAINMSDGTLRALGVLVALFQARAEHRVPLVGIEEPEIALHPAAAGILRDALRDGSQHAQVIVTSHSPELLDDPSIRAEEVISVTSTQGKTLIARVDEATRSVIRDRLYTAGELLKANQLVPDLDAVPEPKQMQLWERED; this comes from the coding sequence ATGTCCTCCTCGGAGCGTTCCTGGCAGAGGTCCCTCCACCTGCCAGGGAGCCGGGCCCCCTTCCTGACGCGGGTCAAGCTGCGGAACTACCGCAGCATCGAGACGTGTGACGTCGAGCTGGGGCCGCTGACGTTTCTCGTTGGACCCAATGGCTCGGGGAAGAGCAACTTCCTCGACGCCTTGCGGCTCATCACGGACGCGTTGCGCACGTCCTTGGACCATGCGTTGAGGGACCGTGGCGGCGTCCACGAGGTGCGGCGACGCTCAAGTGGTCACCCCACCAACTTTGGCGTTCGCATCGACTTCCAACTGCCATCCGGGGAGAGCGGCCACTTCGCTTTCGGTGTGGGAGCCCGCTCCCATGGCGACTATGTGGTCCAGAACGAGGAGTGCGCCGTCGGAAGCGCGAGCTACCGCGTTCGAGAGGGCGCCGTCGTCGTCAAGCCGGCCCAGGTCGCGCCACCTGCCTCGACGGACCGCCTCTACCTCGTCAACGCCGCGGGGCTCCCCGAGTTCCGCCCGGTGTTCGACTTGTTGTCGAACATGGGGTTCTACAACCTGAATCCGGACCAGTTGCGGGCGTTGCAACCTCCCGACAAAGGCGAGCTCCTCGCGCGGGACGGCTTCAATCTGTCGAGCGTCCTGGAGCGCTTGGAGAAGCAGGACAACGGCACGACGAAGCAGCGAATCGAGGAGTACCTCAGCCGTATCGTGCCCTCGCTGCAAGGCGTAGACCCCAAGCGCGTGGGGCACATGGAGACGCTCGAGTTCCGACAGAGCGTGGAAGGGGCGAAAGACCCCTGGCGCTTTCCCGCCATCAACATGTCGGATGGCACGCTGCGGGCGCTCGGCGTCCTCGTGGCCCTCTTCCAGGCCAGGGCGGAACACCGTGTCCCCCTGGTCGGCATCGAAGAGCCGGAGATTGCGTTGCACCCTGCGGCGGCGGGCATCCTGCGGGATGCTCTGCGGGATGGGTCGCAGCATGCACAGGTCATCGTGACCAGCCACAGTCCGGAACTGCTCGATGACCCCAGCATTCGCGCGGAGGAGGTCATCTCCGTGACCTCGACGCAGGGGAAGACCCTGATTGCGCGCGTGGACGAGGCAACGCGTTCCGTCATCCGTGACCGGCTCTACACGGCAGGCGAACTCTTGAAGGCCAACCAGTTGGTGCCGGATCTGGATGCCGTTCCCGAACCCAAGCAGATGCAGCTTTGGGAGCGGGAGGACTGA
- a CDS encoding YbdD/YjiX family protein — MVSRWAGLGHAWRRAVQVARLMIGVPDYDTYVEHMRRHHPDREVMSYARFFDERLQARYRGGGGRCC, encoded by the coding sequence ATGGTCTCCAGGTGGGCAGGGCTGGGCCACGCCTGGCGCCGCGCGGTCCAGGTGGCCCGGCTGATGATTGGTGTTCCAGACTACGACACCTACGTCGAGCACATGCGCCGCCACCACCCGGACCGGGAGGTGATGAGCTACGCCCGCTTCTTCGACGAGCGGCTCCAGGCCCGCTACCGCGGGGGCGGCGGGCGCTGCTGCTGA
- a CDS encoding carbon starvation CstA family protein yields MGGVARKLGWVLLAAAGAVSLGTVALHRGERINAIWLVVASVSVYLIGYRFYGGFVARKALGVDASRATPAHLRNDGLDYVPTDKWVLFGHHFAAIAGAGPLVGPVLAAQMGYLPGTLWILVGAVLAGAVQDFVILVFSVRRDGKSLGDMVRLELGPAAGVTAMIGVLMIMMIILAVLALVVVKALAHSPWGTFTVAMTMPIAVLMGLYLRYLRPGRVLEVSVAGFVLLMLSIWLGGHVAEHPTWGAAFTFDAKALAWMLIGYGFCASVLPVWLLLAPRDYLSTFLKIGTVLLLAVGIILAAPELRMPAVTRFIDGTGPVFSGGLFPFLFITIACGAVSGWHSLISSGTTPKMLASEADARVVGYGSMLMESFVAIMALIAASVLDPGVYFSMNAPPSVIGTTVEEAARTISQWGFVITPEVLSQTAADIGESTILSRAGGAPTLAVGMAQILHGLVAGEGMMAFWYHYAILFEALFILTTVDAGTRVGRFMIQELAGLVYAPLKRTESWTANMIATALCVAAWGYFLYQGVVDPLGGINTLWPLFGIANQMLAAIALTLATVILVKMKRQRYAWVPAVPAAWLVLCTLTAGWQKVFGADPRVSFLAHARQFSAAAEQGKVVAPAASAEEMRRIIGNDYLDAGLTGVFMVLVVATVLFGVRAARAAWRSPAPTARESPAVPLPAAEAR; encoded by the coding sequence ATGGGTGGAGTCGCGCGGAAGTTGGGCTGGGTGCTGCTCGCCGCCGCGGGCGCGGTGAGCCTGGGCACGGTGGCCCTGCACCGGGGCGAGCGCATCAACGCCATCTGGCTGGTGGTGGCGTCCGTCTCCGTCTACCTCATCGGCTACCGCTTCTACGGCGGCTTCGTGGCGCGCAAGGCGCTGGGCGTGGACGCCTCGCGCGCGACGCCGGCGCACCTGCGCAACGACGGCCTGGACTACGTGCCCACGGACAAGTGGGTGCTGTTCGGCCACCACTTCGCCGCCATCGCCGGCGCGGGGCCGCTGGTGGGCCCGGTGCTGGCCGCGCAGATGGGCTACCTGCCCGGCACGCTGTGGATTCTGGTGGGCGCGGTGCTGGCGGGCGCGGTGCAGGACTTCGTCATCCTGGTCTTCTCCGTGCGCCGGGACGGCAAGTCCCTGGGCGACATGGTGCGCCTGGAGCTGGGGCCCGCCGCCGGGGTGACGGCGATGATTGGCGTGTTGATGATCATGATGATCATCCTCGCCGTGCTGGCGCTGGTCGTCGTGAAGGCGCTGGCGCACAGCCCCTGGGGCACCTTCACCGTCGCGATGACCATGCCCATCGCCGTGCTGATGGGGCTCTACCTGCGCTACCTCCGCCCCGGCCGCGTGCTGGAGGTCTCCGTCGCCGGCTTCGTGCTGCTGATGCTCTCCATCTGGCTGGGCGGTCACGTCGCCGAGCACCCGACGTGGGGCGCGGCCTTCACCTTCGACGCCAAGGCGCTGGCGTGGATGCTCATTGGCTACGGCTTCTGCGCGTCCGTGCTGCCGGTGTGGCTGCTGCTGGCGCCCCGCGACTACCTGTCCACCTTCCTGAAGATTGGCACCGTGCTGCTCCTGGCGGTGGGCATCATCCTGGCCGCGCCGGAGCTGCGGATGCCGGCGGTGACGCGCTTCATCGACGGGACGGGGCCGGTGTTCTCCGGCGGGCTGTTCCCCTTCCTGTTCATCACCATCGCCTGCGGGGCGGTGTCCGGGTGGCACTCGCTCATCTCCTCCGGCACCACGCCGAAGATGCTGGCCAGCGAGGCGGACGCGCGGGTGGTGGGCTACGGCTCCATGTTGATGGAGTCCTTCGTGGCCATCATGGCGCTCATCGCCGCGTCCGTGCTGGACCCGGGCGTGTACTTCTCCATGAACGCGCCGCCGTCGGTGATTGGCACCACCGTGGAGGAGGCCGCGCGCACCATCAGCCAGTGGGGCTTCGTCATCACCCCGGAGGTGCTGAGCCAGACGGCCGCGGACATCGGTGAGTCCACCATCCTGTCCCGCGCGGGCGGCGCGCCGACGCTGGCGGTGGGCATGGCGCAGATCCTCCACGGCCTGGTGGCGGGCGAGGGGATGATGGCCTTCTGGTACCACTACGCCATCCTCTTCGAGGCGCTGTTCATCCTCACCACGGTGGACGCGGGCACGCGCGTGGGCCGCTTCATGATTCAGGAGCTGGCCGGCCTGGTGTACGCCCCGCTCAAGCGCACGGAGTCCTGGACGGCCAACATGATTGCCACGGCCCTCTGCGTGGCGGCGTGGGGCTACTTCCTCTACCAGGGCGTGGTGGACCCGCTGGGCGGCATCAACACGCTGTGGCCGCTGTTCGGCATCGCCAACCAGATGCTGGCCGCCATCGCGCTCACCCTGGCCACGGTGATTCTGGTGAAGATGAAGCGGCAGCGCTACGCGTGGGTGCCCGCCGTGCCCGCGGCGTGGCTGGTGCTCTGCACGCTGACGGCGGGGTGGCAGAAGGTGTTCGGCGCGGACCCGCGCGTCTCCTTCCTGGCCCACGCGCGCCAGTTCTCCGCCGCGGCGGAGCAGGGGAAGGTGGTGGCGCCGGCGGCCTCTGCGGAGGAGATGCGGCGCATCATCGGCAACGACTACCTGGATGCCGGCCTCACGGGCGTGTTCATGGTGCTGGTGGTGGCCACGGTGCTCTTCGGCGTGCGCGCCGCGCGAGCCGCCTGGCGCTCGCCGGCGCCCACCGCGAGGGAGTCCCCCGCCGTGCCGCTCCCGGCGGCGGAGGCCCGCTGA
- a CDS encoding YebC/PmpR family DNA-binding transcriptional regulator: MGRIFETRKATMMARWNKMAKLFTRISKDIAIAVKAGGPNPDSNSTLRRVLQNARAANMPKDKVDAAIKRASGQSAADYEIVLYEGYAPHGIALLVETATDNVVRTVANVRMHFNKHSGNLGTSGSVAFMFQRMGVFRLNPEGLDLDALELELIDHGLQEMGEGVGEKGEQQLIIRSAFADFGQLQAAIEAKGLVPVSADSEYVAQNPIELPEDKATEVLELVDALEQDDDVQRVFHNLA; this comes from the coding sequence ATGGGACGCATTTTCGAGACACGCAAGGCCACGATGATGGCCCGCTGGAACAAGATGGCGAAGTTGTTCACGCGGATCAGCAAGGACATCGCCATCGCGGTGAAGGCGGGTGGGCCGAATCCCGATTCGAACTCCACGCTGCGCCGGGTGCTCCAGAACGCCCGCGCCGCGAACATGCCGAAGGACAAGGTCGACGCGGCCATCAAGCGCGCGAGCGGCCAGTCGGCGGCCGACTACGAAATCGTGCTCTACGAGGGCTACGCCCCCCACGGCATCGCGCTCCTGGTGGAGACGGCCACGGACAACGTGGTGCGCACCGTGGCCAACGTGCGCATGCACTTCAACAAGCACAGCGGGAATCTGGGCACCAGCGGCAGCGTGGCCTTCATGTTCCAGCGCATGGGCGTGTTCCGGCTGAACCCGGAGGGCCTGGACCTGGACGCGCTGGAGCTGGAGCTCATCGACCACGGCCTCCAGGAGATGGGCGAGGGCGTGGGGGAGAAGGGTGAGCAGCAGCTCATCATCCGCTCCGCCTTCGCCGACTTCGGCCAGCTCCAGGCCGCCATCGAGGCCAAGGGCCTGGTGCCCGTGTCCGCGGACTCGGAGTACGTGGCGCAGAACCCCATCGAGCTGCCCGAGGACAAGGCCACGGAGGTGCTGGAGCTCGTGGACGCGCTGGAGCAGGACGATGACGTCCAGCGCGTGTTCCACAACCTGGCGTGA
- a CDS encoding discoidin domain-containing protein, which translates to MAVGARAEAQSGPNLALNRPVVTSSSEPGLTGNFAVDGDGGTRWGSAFEEGQWLYVDLGQPTAISRVVLTWETAYGRGYRVQVSNDEASWQDLRVITDGDGGVDDLAVTGNGRYVRILGTQRGAIDYGYSLWEFAVYGGAHASGDLARGRPATASSVEGDAAHLAPGYAVDGDATTRWSSDDTSDAQWLRVDLGSTQQLGRVVLDWEGAYGKQYVIEGSTNDSTWTALAPPITDGAPGSRGINVSGSARYVRVRGIERGTGYGYSLWSFEVYAPGGGPQEPPPQTTPQTVKLMFPELAYAKINVSPAPLGVTPTPEEGNTTPSVRNPPGPFTYELTFPANTVVTMSKNQFSPTAPNTDIRLAVTTSTGTVLRGQTVSALAVQGAEWKVEIFTITPGPDGRDRTIIPDPYPKQPPPAVAGAFRVVAPANEAVMTNTRRPTLQWAPVTGATGYTVFVNLSRDDYDWMAPGSLLDRFTQVGTTTATSFTLPQDLPDRWTYKWYVVANLGGGGTSRSDLRTFSVYLPEVETADDGVALINGRRDLNKNGVIDPYEDWANPISVRVNDLLSRMTPHEKALQMFYEARTVPEAGFMMGPLSPSDIATFQRASARTRLGIPHVDAGDTIHGFKTSWPTQPALAASRDLDTVYELGDMQRREQVAVGSRGTLSPLAEVGTKVLYPRIQEGGGEDADLAAGMTRALVAGLQGGPEVNPHSLWVTTKHWPGQGAGGEGGITYDGTTIHYHMRPWHAAIEAGTSGIMPGYAGSWLLGPEGWGAGDNPGILNYLRNQLGYTGVICSDWLPSGAWSRSAMAGSDVMGGANPQQMGDFESVVTPARIDAAARKILDLKFRLGLFEDPYRGGPAGTSEWHTADNKALVRRAAQNAMTLLKNDGALPLRLPAGSRIVVAGPRADDPACMVTWRSDFHGTEFGDLTIYQAIQQRAEQDGITVYKDAAPAGVTVNAAIVVVGESYFTHGTEWDKEKPYLPGDPIGPPHDAQWGDQYGVITGFRARNIPVTTVMILPRPYILTNVVPQTNALLMAYRPGDMGGVAVADVLFGDVLPRGQLPWQLPRSLDQLGTDVEDNQLERWDLPFDLGATEAQRAEIRQRIAQGLPISPIYGNPLYQYGAGIQGFGLSDATPPTAFTLLTPAPGSTLTTRPTFTWTPSSDPQTGIHRYEVYLDGSPFPVATTKTPSAALANVSLGNGAHTWFVRAYNWAGGVTTSATATFTLNDTAPPAAFTALVPAAGASVPGASTTFIWEQTTDVGAGVARYVLVVDGADRTPAVTPRTYVGTGTNLALGRNVAATSSEFGSPNDAVDGNAETRWASRNDVASPDTESITVDLGAVYSLKRVVLSWEAAFGRRYVVETSMDGSTGWRTLYTEAAGDGGVDDLTGLSGVGRYVRMRGVERATAYGYSLWEFAVYGVGTEQLSVTGLATGSHTWRVRAVDGAGNSTLSNGPIPFTR; encoded by the coding sequence GTGGCGGTGGGAGCGCGCGCGGAGGCCCAGTCAGGCCCCAACCTCGCGCTCAACCGGCCGGTGGTGACGTCCTCCTCGGAGCCAGGGCTCACCGGCAACTTCGCCGTGGATGGTGACGGAGGGACGCGCTGGGGCAGCGCGTTCGAGGAGGGCCAGTGGCTCTACGTGGACCTGGGCCAGCCCACGGCCATCAGCCGCGTGGTGCTGACGTGGGAGACGGCGTACGGCCGGGGCTACCGCGTCCAGGTCTCCAACGACGAGGCGAGCTGGCAGGACCTCCGGGTCATCACGGATGGCGACGGCGGGGTGGATGACCTCGCGGTGACGGGCAACGGCCGCTACGTCCGCATCCTCGGGACGCAGCGGGGCGCCATCGACTACGGCTATTCCTTGTGGGAGTTCGCGGTGTACGGCGGCGCGCATGCCTCGGGCGACCTGGCCCGCGGCCGGCCCGCGACGGCGTCCAGCGTGGAGGGCGACGCCGCGCACCTGGCGCCGGGTTACGCGGTGGACGGCGACGCGACGACGCGCTGGTCCTCCGACGACACCTCCGACGCCCAGTGGCTCCGCGTGGACCTGGGCTCCACCCAGCAGCTCGGCCGCGTGGTGCTGGACTGGGAGGGCGCCTATGGGAAGCAGTATGTGATTGAGGGCTCCACCAACGACAGCACCTGGACGGCGCTGGCGCCCCCCATCACCGACGGCGCGCCCGGCAGCCGCGGCATCAACGTGTCGGGCAGCGCCCGCTACGTGCGCGTGCGTGGCATCGAGCGCGGCACCGGCTACGGCTACTCGCTGTGGTCCTTCGAGGTCTACGCGCCCGGCGGCGGCCCCCAGGAGCCGCCCCCTCAGACGACGCCGCAGACAGTGAAGCTGATGTTCCCCGAGCTGGCGTACGCGAAAATCAACGTGTCGCCCGCGCCCCTCGGCGTCACGCCCACGCCCGAGGAGGGCAACACCACGCCGTCGGTGCGCAACCCGCCCGGGCCCTTCACCTACGAGCTGACCTTCCCGGCCAACACCGTGGTGACGATGTCGAAGAACCAGTTCTCCCCCACCGCGCCCAACACCGACATCCGGCTGGCCGTCACCACGTCCACCGGCACGGTGCTGCGCGGGCAGACGGTGTCCGCGCTGGCGGTGCAGGGGGCGGAGTGGAAGGTGGAGATCTTCACCATCACCCCCGGCCCGGACGGCAGGGACCGCACCATCATCCCCGACCCCTACCCGAAGCAGCCGCCGCCCGCCGTCGCGGGGGCCTTCCGCGTGGTGGCGCCCGCCAACGAGGCGGTGATGACGAACACGCGCCGGCCCACGCTGCAGTGGGCGCCCGTCACCGGCGCCACCGGCTACACGGTGTTCGTCAACCTGAGCCGCGACGACTACGACTGGATGGCGCCCGGCAGCCTGCTGGACCGCTTCACCCAGGTGGGCACCACCACCGCCACCTCCTTCACGCTGCCGCAGGACCTGCCCGACCGCTGGACGTACAAGTGGTACGTGGTGGCCAACCTGGGCGGTGGCGGCACCAGCCGCTCCGACTTGCGCACCTTCAGCGTCTACCTCCCCGAGGTGGAGACGGCGGACGACGGCGTGGCGCTCATCAACGGCCGGCGTGACTTGAACAAGAACGGCGTCATCGACCCCTACGAGGACTGGGCCAACCCCATCTCCGTGCGCGTCAATGACTTGTTGTCGCGCATGACGCCGCACGAGAAGGCGCTGCAGATGTTCTACGAGGCGCGGACGGTGCCGGAGGCCGGCTTCATGATGGGGCCGCTCAGCCCGTCGGACATCGCGACCTTCCAGCGCGCCTCCGCGCGCACGCGCCTGGGCATCCCGCACGTCGACGCGGGTGACACCATCCACGGCTTCAAGACGAGCTGGCCCACGCAGCCGGCGCTCGCCGCGTCGCGGGACCTGGACACCGTCTACGAGCTGGGGGACATGCAGCGCCGCGAGCAGGTCGCGGTGGGCAGCCGCGGCACGCTGTCGCCGCTGGCCGAGGTGGGCACCAAGGTGCTCTACCCCCGCATCCAGGAAGGCGGCGGCGAGGACGCGGACCTGGCCGCCGGCATGACGCGCGCGCTGGTGGCGGGCCTCCAGGGTGGCCCCGAGGTGAACCCGCACTCCCTCTGGGTGACCACCAAGCACTGGCCGGGCCAGGGCGCGGGCGGCGAGGGCGGCATCACCTACGACGGCACCACCATCCACTACCACATGCGCCCGTGGCACGCGGCCATCGAGGCGGGCACCAGCGGCATCATGCCCGGCTACGCGGGCAGCTGGCTGCTGGGGCCGGAGGGCTGGGGCGCGGGTGACAACCCGGGCATCCTCAACTACCTGCGCAATCAACTCGGCTACACGGGCGTCATCTGCTCGGACTGGCTGCCGTCGGGCGCGTGGTCGCGCTCGGCGATGGCGGGCTCGGATGTCATGGGCGGCGCCAACCCGCAGCAGATGGGGGACTTCGAGAGCGTCGTCACGCCGGCCCGCATCGACGCGGCCGCGCGGAAGATTCTCGACCTGAAGTTCCGCCTGGGCCTCTTCGAGGACCCGTACCGGGGCGGCCCCGCGGGCACGTCCGAGTGGCACACGGCCGACAACAAGGCCCTGGTGCGCCGCGCGGCGCAGAACGCGATGACGCTGCTGAAGAACGACGGCGCGCTGCCGCTGCGGCTGCCCGCGGGCTCGCGCATCGTGGTGGCCGGTCCCCGCGCGGATGACCCGGCCTGCATGGTGACGTGGCGCTCCGACTTCCACGGCACGGAGTTCGGCGACCTCACCATCTACCAGGCCATCCAGCAGCGCGCGGAGCAGGACGGCATCACCGTCTACAAGGACGCGGCGCCCGCGGGCGTCACCGTCAACGCCGCCATCGTCGTGGTGGGCGAGAGCTACTTCACCCACGGCACCGAGTGGGACAAGGAGAAGCCCTACCTGCCGGGCGACCCGATTGGCCCGCCGCACGACGCGCAGTGGGGCGACCAGTACGGCGTCATCACCGGCTTCCGGGCGCGGAACATCCCGGTGACGACGGTGATGATTCTGCCGCGCCCGTACATCCTGACCAACGTGGTGCCACAGACGAACGCGCTGCTGATGGCGTACCGGCCCGGTGACATGGGCGGCGTCGCCGTGGCGGACGTGCTCTTCGGTGACGTGCTGCCACGCGGCCAACTGCCCTGGCAGCTCCCGCGCTCGCTGGACCAGCTTGGCACCGACGTGGAGGACAACCAGTTGGAGCGGTGGGATTTGCCCTTCGACCTGGGCGCCACCGAGGCCCAGCGCGCGGAGATTCGGCAGCGCATCGCCCAGGGCCTGCCCATCTCCCCGATATACGGCAACCCGCTGTACCAGTATGGCGCGGGCATCCAGGGCTTCGGGCTGTCGGACGCCACGCCGCCCACGGCCTTCACGTTGCTGACGCCGGCGCCGGGCTCCACCCTCACCACGCGGCCCACCTTCACCTGGACGCCCAGCAGCGACCCGCAGACGGGCATCCACCGCTATGAGGTCTACCTGGACGGCAGCCCCTTCCCGGTGGCGACGACGAAGACGCCCTCCGCGGCGCTCGCCAACGTGTCCCTGGGCAACGGCGCGCACACCTGGTTCGTGCGGGCGTACAACTGGGCGGGCGGCGTGACGACGTCCGCCACGGCCACCTTCACGCTCAACGACACCGCGCCGCCCGCGGCCTTCACCGCGCTGGTACCGGCGGCCGGGGCTTCCGTGCCGGGCGCGTCCACCACGTTCATCTGGGAGCAGACCACGGACGTGGGCGCGGGCGTGGCGCGGTATGTCCTGGTGGTGGACGGGGCGGACCGCACGCCCGCGGTGACGCCGAGGACTTACGTGGGCACGGGCACCAACCTGGCGCTGGGCCGCAACGTGGCGGCCACCTCGTCCGAGTTCGGCAGCCCCAACGACGCGGTGGACGGCAACGCGGAGACGCGCTGGGCCAGCCGCAACGACGTGGCCAGCCCCGACACGGAGTCCATCACCGTGGACCTGGGCGCGGTGTACTCCCTCAAGCGCGTGGTGCTGAGCTGGGAGGCCGCGTTCGGCCGCCGGTACGTGGTGGAGACGTCCATGGACGGCAGCACGGGCTGGCGGACGCTGTACACGGAGGCGGCCGGCGACGGCGGGGTGGATGACCTCACCGGCCTGAGCGGCGTCGGGCGCTACGTGCGGATGCGCGGCGTGGAGCGCGCGACGGCCTACGGGTACTCGCTGTGGGAGTTCGCGGTGTACGGCGTGGGCACGGAGCAGCTTTCCGTGACGGGGCTGGCCACGGGCAGCCACACGTGGCGGGTGCGCGCGGTGGACGGCGCGGGCAACAGCACCCTGTCCAACGGGCCCATCCCCTTCACCAGATAA
- a CDS encoding HNH endonuclease, with amino-acid sequence MHTLYLVLLAVAVATPSTRELPAAPSPFAPVPLLESVIPDGQPVISRKDKDKAQEKNKKDRSGKAFTKRQKEIVKERNAKENDGKVRCANCDTETVPGKRHQRGVTPPSNEAHVDHKRARSRGGAGEVENGQVLCRKCNLKKGARHSCDGKAK; translated from the coding sequence ATGCACACGCTTTATCTGGTCCTGCTCGCGGTCGCGGTCGCGACGCCGTCCACGCGGGAGCTCCCCGCCGCTCCGTCGCCCTTTGCCCCCGTTCCCCTGCTCGAGTCCGTCATTCCCGACGGGCAGCCGGTCATCTCCCGCAAGGACAAAGACAAGGCGCAGGAGAAGAACAAGAAGGACCGGTCCGGAAAGGCCTTCACGAAGCGGCAGAAGGAAATCGTGAAGGAGCGGAACGCGAAGGAGAACGACGGCAAGGTCCGTTGCGCGAACTGCGACACCGAGACGGTCCCCGGCAAGCGGCATCAGCGAGGCGTGACGCCTCCGTCGAACGAGGCCCACGTCGACCACAAGCGCGCCAGGTCGAGGGGCGGCGCGGGCGAGGTGGAGAATGGACAGGTGCTCTGTCGAAAGTGCAACCTCAAGAAGGGCGCCAGGCACTCTTGCGACGGGAAAGCGAAATGA
- a CDS encoding DUF4265 domain-containing protein, which yields MSTAGSDNRVKVIFELERDEDDYPPADSEGLWARPLGEGLYQLDNVPFFAKGVACEDVVSAEDVGGELLFQEVVRPSGHATLRLIVHDEEDVPAVKALLEGHGCAVERSHVPGLISVDVPPTVSLDTLKPLLDEGEDAERWGYEEACLP from the coding sequence ATGAGCACCGCGGGAAGCGACAACCGGGTCAAGGTCATCTTCGAACTGGAGAGGGACGAGGACGACTACCCCCCCGCGGACTCAGAGGGGCTCTGGGCGCGTCCCCTGGGCGAAGGGCTGTACCAGCTCGACAACGTGCCCTTCTTCGCGAAGGGCGTTGCCTGCGAGGACGTCGTGTCCGCCGAGGACGTGGGCGGAGAGCTCCTCTTCCAGGAGGTGGTCCGGCCCTCGGGACACGCCACCTTGCGCCTCATCGTCCACGACGAGGAGGACGTCCCCGCCGTGAAGGCGCTCCTGGAGGGGCACGGCTGCGCCGTCGAGCGGAGCCATGTCCCCGGGCTCATCTCCGTGGACGTTCCGCCCACGGTTTCGCTCGACACCCTGAAGCCACTCCTGGACGAAGGCGAGGACGCGGAGCGCTGGGGCTACGAAGAGGCGTGCCTGCCCTAA
- a CDS encoding DUF4276 family protein, translating into MKLGLIVEGHGEVQALPILIRRILQALDSPVQPHVLPPYRVPRGQLVKESEFQRAIELVARKVGEAGRILVLLDSDDDLPCALGPRLLGWAINQRADRAMSVVAAHREFEAWFLAAAESLRGRRGLPDDLSAPPEPERIRNGKGWLGARMPDGYSESLDQPAFASHFDLTAARRADSFDKLYRDVGRLFGIVVPPRGL; encoded by the coding sequence ATGAAGCTTGGCCTCATTGTCGAGGGGCACGGGGAGGTTCAGGCGCTGCCCATCCTCATCCGGCGGATTCTTCAGGCGCTGGACTCCCCGGTCCAGCCTCACGTGCTGCCGCCATACCGCGTTCCTCGAGGCCAGCTCGTCAAGGAGTCCGAGTTTCAGCGGGCCATCGAGTTGGTCGCACGAAAGGTGGGGGAGGCGGGGCGCATCCTGGTGCTGCTCGACTCGGATGATGACCTCCCCTGCGCCCTGGGGCCCCGGCTCCTGGGGTGGGCCATCAATCAACGCGCGGATCGCGCCATGTCGGTGGTCGCGGCGCATCGCGAGTTCGAAGCCTGGTTTCTCGCCGCGGCCGAATCCTTGCGCGGTCGCCGAGGCCTTCCAGATGACTTGAGCGCACCTCCCGAGCCCGAACGCATTCGGAATGGCAAGGGCTGGTTGGGCGCGCGCATGCCCGATGGCTATAGCGAGTCGCTCGACCAGCCCGCTTTCGCGAGTCACTTCGACCTGACCGCCGCACGACGCGCGGACTCTTTCGACAAGTTGTACCGTGACGTGGGCCGGCTTTTCGGCATCGTGGTCCCGCCGCGAGGTTTGTGA